One part of the Caproiciproducens sp. CPB-2 genome encodes these proteins:
- the ybaK gene encoding Cys-tRNA(Pro) deacylase yields MAKDNNKTNVMRILDQAKISYNHYFYDHEDGKIDGVSVAHKLGQDVERVFKTLVTRGASREYFVFVIPVAQELNLKAAAKSVGEKSVEMIHVDEINKVTGYIRGGCSPVGMKKQFQTVIDSSCEQLPAIIVSAGKIGAQVEVAPRELLRFIGGKTAALTL; encoded by the coding sequence ATGGCAAAGGACAACAATAAAACGAATGTCATGCGGATTCTGGACCAGGCGAAAATTTCGTACAACCACTATTTTTACGACCATGAGGACGGAAAGATCGACGGCGTTTCCGTGGCGCACAAGCTGGGGCAGGACGTGGAACGGGTCTTTAAAACGCTGGTGACCCGCGGGGCCAGCCGGGAATATTTCGTGTTTGTCATCCCCGTCGCGCAGGAGCTGAATCTGAAAGCGGCCGCCAAAAGCGTGGGCGAAAAATCGGTGGAAATGATCCATGTGGACGAAATCAACAAGGTGACCGGGTACATCCGCGGCGGCTGTTCGCCCGTCGGGATGAAAAAGCAGTTCCAAACGGTGATTGACAGCAGCTGCGAACAGCTGCCGGCTATCATCGTCAGCGCGGGAAAAATCGGCGCGCAGGTGGAAGTCGCGCCGCGGGAGCTGCTTCGGTTTATCGGCGGAAAGACGGCCGCGCTCACCTTGTAG
- the cysS gene encoding cysteine--tRNA ligase, which yields MKIYNTLTRQKEEFVPLTVGEVKIYACGPTVYNYIHIGNARPICVFDVLRRYFEYRGMKVIFVQNFTDIDDKIINKAKDEGTDYLTVSERYIEEYKTDAKGLNVRPATIHPLATQNIDEIISIISDLIEKGYAYPAENGDVYFRTKKDAGYGKLSHQPLEDLQAGARIATGEIKEDAMDFALWKGSKPGEPSWLSPWGEGRPGWHIECSAMARRYLGETIDIHCGGQDLIFPHHENEIAQSECCNNVPFANYWMHNGYINVDNRKMSKSLNNFFTVRDVAERYGYEPIRYLMVASHYRTPINYSTEVIEQCQAALERLYNCRDNLKFLMEHAPSGEKQGEHDVRRRLSEYEDHFIEAMEDDLNTADALSALFDLARDINSSLNVSTAPSKELCRFALNLFQELADVLGLLYVKKESALDEEIEKLIAERTEARKNKDWATADKIRDELKARHVVLEDTPQGIKWKIEQ from the coding sequence ATGAAAATTTATAACACGCTGACGCGACAGAAAGAAGAGTTCGTTCCGCTTACTGTGGGGGAAGTCAAAATTTACGCGTGCGGCCCTACGGTGTACAATTACATCCATATCGGCAACGCGCGGCCGATTTGTGTGTTTGACGTGCTGCGCCGTTATTTTGAGTACCGCGGCATGAAGGTGATTTTCGTCCAGAACTTTACCGACATCGACGACAAGATCATCAACAAGGCAAAGGATGAGGGCACGGACTACCTGACGGTTTCCGAACGGTATATCGAGGAGTATAAGACCGACGCGAAGGGGCTGAACGTCCGCCCCGCGACCATCCATCCACTCGCGACCCAGAATATCGACGAGATTATCAGCATTATTTCCGATCTGATCGAAAAGGGCTACGCTTATCCCGCTGAAAACGGCGACGTGTATTTCCGCACCAAAAAGGACGCGGGCTACGGCAAGCTTTCCCACCAGCCGCTGGAGGACCTGCAGGCCGGCGCGCGCATTGCCACCGGGGAAATCAAAGAGGATGCCATGGACTTTGCCCTCTGGAAGGGCTCCAAGCCGGGCGAACCCAGCTGGCTTTCTCCCTGGGGAGAGGGCAGGCCCGGCTGGCACATCGAGTGCTCCGCCATGGCGCGCCGCTATCTGGGCGAAACCATCGATATCCACTGCGGCGGTCAGGACCTGATCTTCCCTCACCACGAGAACGAGATTGCGCAGAGCGAATGTTGTAACAATGTGCCTTTCGCCAATTATTGGATGCACAACGGCTACATCAATGTGGACAACCGCAAGATGAGCAAGAGCCTCAACAATTTCTTTACGGTGCGCGACGTTGCCGAGCGGTACGGCTATGAGCCGATCCGCTACCTGATGGTCGCCTCGCATTACCGCACGCCCATCAACTACAGCACGGAGGTTATCGAACAGTGCCAGGCGGCGCTGGAAAGACTTTACAACTGCCGCGACAATCTGAAATTCCTGATGGAGCACGCGCCCTCCGGCGAAAAGCAGGGCGAGCACGACGTCCGCCGCAGGCTGAGCGAGTATGAGGACCACTTCATCGAAGCGATGGAGGACGACCTGAACACCGCCGACGCGCTTTCCGCTTTGTTCGATCTGGCGCGCGACATCAATTCCAGCCTGAACGTTTCCACCGCGCCGTCAAAGGAGCTGTGCCGTTTCGCGCTGAACCTGTTCCAGGAGCTTGCCGACGTGCTCGGCCTGCTCTATGTCAAAAAGGAATCCGCGCTCGATGAGGAAATTGAAAAGCTGATTGCGGAACGCACAGAGGCCCGAAAGAACAAGGACTGGGCGACCGCGGACAAAATCCGCGACGAGCTGAAGGCCCGCCATGTGGTTCTGGAGGATACTCCGCAGGGAATCAAATGGAAAATAGAGCAGTAA
- the cysE gene encoding serine O-acetyltransferase, whose protein sequence is MFNNLKEELDSVMDRDPAARSRLEVYFLYSGFKAVRAYRRAHWFYQRNMKFIARYLSQRARHKTGIEIHPGAQIGKGLFIDHGMGVVIGETTVIGDNCTLYQGVTLGGTGKDHGKRHPTLGDNVMVGSGAKVLGPFRVGNNARVAAGAVVLDEVPDNATAVGVPARIVRLNGVRPCNLDQIHVADPVAQELCQMEVRLKNIQNLLEEALGKREEKEDENL, encoded by the coding sequence ATGTTTAACAATCTGAAAGAAGAACTTGATTCGGTGATGGACCGCGACCCGGCGGCAAGGTCGCGGCTGGAGGTGTATTTCCTTTATTCCGGCTTCAAGGCGGTCCGTGCCTATCGCAGGGCGCACTGGTTTTACCAGCGTAACATGAAATTCATCGCGCGGTATTTATCGCAGCGGGCGCGGCATAAAACCGGGATCGAGATCCACCCCGGCGCGCAGATCGGAAAAGGGCTGTTCATTGACCACGGCATGGGCGTGGTGATCGGCGAAACCACCGTCATCGGCGACAACTGCACACTGTACCAGGGCGTGACGCTCGGCGGCACCGGCAAGGACCATGGCAAGCGCCATCCCACCCTCGGCGACAATGTGATGGTCGGTTCGGGCGCGAAGGTGCTCGGCCCGTTCCGCGTAGGGAACAACGCCCGTGTGGCGGCGGGCGCGGTGGTGCTGGACGAGGTGCCGGACAACGCCACGGCGGTGGGTGTACCGGCGCGGATTGTCCGCCTGAACGGCGTCAGGCCGTGCAATCTGGACCAGATCCATGTTGCGGACCCGGTTGCGCAGGAGCTTTGCCAGATGGAAGTAAGATTGAAGAACATACAAAATCTGCTTGAAGAAGCGCTCGGAAAAAGAGAGGAAAAAGAAGATGAAAATTTATAA